The Desulfosporosinus acidiphilus SJ4 genome has a window encoding:
- a CDS encoding DHA2 family efflux MFS transporter permease subunit, which translates to MTEHHHQEPEGAGDASYKWLALFVVVIGTFMVMLDSSIVNIAIPKMMNVFNTDLDSIKWVLTGYTLAMGAVVPITGFLSDTFGIKRLFIAALGIFTIGSFLCGFSWSNNVMVVFRVIQAIGGGAIMPVGMSYIMMIFPVQERGKALGFWGIASMAAPAIGPTLGGYIIQYMDWRFIFYVNVPIGIFGVIFASILLKDTPLIPYKGNFDYIGLVSVVVGIVSLLYVLGEADNIDWGNIKFPLLIALGIFGLLIFVVNELTHPNPMLELRVLKIYDFTLSQFITAITMLALMGGVYVLPLFLQNLRGYTAMQTGLILFPSAIASGLMMPVSGAIFDKFGAKVVTLPGLLIVAFASYQMSLFNMNTAVSYITFIAMVRGFGLGLAMMPVNTAAMNAVPRPLYGRATALSTTIRSITQAIAITFMTTVISGSSNVNYARLSEQITPFNRTASSVIAMIKGVYMSYGLPQLDAMQNAYATLGKVIYGQAYLDAMNHAVALTVPIIFVAIFLVLLMSPKKATGHDKKDPSQAGEKVDHEPESGFAFME; encoded by the coding sequence ATGACTGAACATCACCATCAGGAACCAGAAGGAGCAGGTGACGCATCGTATAAGTGGTTAGCTCTGTTTGTCGTTGTCATCGGCACCTTCATGGTTATGTTGGACAGCAGTATTGTCAATATTGCGATTCCCAAAATGATGAATGTTTTTAACACGGATTTAGATTCTATTAAGTGGGTGCTTACGGGTTATACTCTGGCTATGGGCGCCGTTGTTCCTATTACAGGTTTTTTAAGCGATACCTTTGGCATTAAAAGACTCTTCATTGCCGCTTTGGGTATATTTACGATAGGTTCCTTCCTATGTGGTTTTTCCTGGAGCAATAATGTGATGGTTGTTTTCCGGGTCATTCAGGCCATAGGCGGCGGAGCTATTATGCCTGTCGGAATGTCCTATATTATGATGATTTTCCCAGTTCAAGAGCGTGGAAAGGCTTTAGGCTTCTGGGGGATTGCCTCTATGGCTGCACCGGCCATTGGTCCAACCTTAGGTGGATATATCATTCAATACATGGATTGGCGCTTTATCTTCTATGTCAACGTTCCCATTGGAATCTTTGGAGTTATCTTTGCGAGTATTTTACTTAAAGATACGCCTTTGATACCTTATAAAGGAAATTTTGACTATATTGGCTTGGTGTCCGTGGTGGTGGGTATTGTAAGTCTGCTGTATGTTCTGGGTGAGGCAGATAACATAGACTGGGGAAATATTAAATTTCCGCTCCTGATTGCTCTGGGTATTTTTGGCCTTTTGATATTTGTAGTTAACGAATTAACTCATCCTAATCCCATGCTGGAATTGCGAGTCCTTAAAATCTATGATTTTACGCTTAGTCAATTTATCACGGCCATTACTATGCTGGCTCTGATGGGCGGAGTTTATGTGCTCCCGTTGTTCCTGCAAAACTTAAGAGGCTATACGGCCATGCAAACAGGGTTGATCCTATTTCCCTCAGCCATTGCCTCAGGCTTGATGATGCCCGTCAGCGGCGCTATATTCGACAAATTTGGGGCAAAAGTGGTAACCCTTCCCGGACTTCTGATCGTTGCCTTTGCCTCCTATCAAATGTCATTGTTTAATATGAATACAGCTGTGTCCTATATTACATTCATTGCCATGGTCCGGGGATTTGGCCTTGGTCTTGCCATGATGCCTGTTAATACGGCTGCTATGAACGCTGTACCCAGGCCTCTCTATGGTAGAGCCACAGCCCTTTCCACGACGATCCGAAGTATTACGCAAGCTATAGCCATCACCTTTATGACAACAGTAATTTCCGGTTCGTCCAATGTTAACTATGCCCGCCTGTCTGAACAGATAACTCCTTTTAATCGGACGGCCTCCTCTGTCATCGCCATGATTAAAGGTGTCTATATGAGTTACGGATTGCCTCAATTGGATGCTATGCAAAATGCCTATGCAACCTTAGGAAAGGTGATTTATGGTCAGGCTTATCTGGATGCGATGAATCACGCGGTCGCCCTTACTGTTCCGATAATCTTTGTCGCGATTTTCTTAGTTCTCTTGATGAGTCCTAAAAAAGCGACTGGGCACGATAAGAAGGATCCCAGTCAAGCAGGAGAGAAGGTAGATCATGAGCCAGAATCTGGATTTGCCTTTATGGAGTAA
- a CDS encoding HlyD family secretion protein, producing MNEKRKKMILLILAVMVVVFAGIGGYYWYQSEYYVSTDDATVTGDLVAVSPQMSGKLVELNVEEGDTVVKGQIVGRQGIDNPSDTNIDETVLRAPINGIVIKKQATVGEIVSPGQTIAYLIDPTKLYVSANVEETKLGYVKAGQKVDLTIDQFGNKQFTGTVKYVGEAANSTFSLLPTSTSGTFTKVVQKIPVKIYLDKNDASILPGTNAVVHIHIK from the coding sequence ATGAATGAAAAACGCAAAAAAATGATTTTACTAATTCTTGCAGTTATGGTCGTGGTGTTTGCCGGGATCGGAGGTTACTACTGGTATCAAAGTGAATACTACGTTTCTACAGATGATGCTACTGTGACGGGCGATCTTGTTGCTGTAAGTCCTCAGATGTCCGGCAAACTGGTGGAGTTAAATGTGGAAGAGGGAGATACGGTGGTTAAGGGGCAAATTGTTGGCCGCCAGGGAATCGATAATCCTTCGGATACTAACATCGATGAAACCGTGCTCAGAGCTCCCATCAACGGAATTGTCATTAAGAAACAAGCAACTGTGGGAGAGATTGTTTCTCCCGGCCAAACGATTGCCTACCTCATTGATCCCACGAAACTTTATGTTTCGGCGAACGTTGAAGAAACCAAACTTGGCTATGTTAAAGCAGGCCAAAAAGTAGATTTGACCATTGACCAATTTGGGAACAAGCAATTTACGGGTACCGTTAAATATGTTGGTGAAGCCGCAAACTCAACGTTTTCGTTGCTACCGACCTCAACCAGCGGAACCTTCACCAAGGTTGTGCAAAAAATTCCGGTAAAAATATATCTCGATAAAAACGATGCTTCAATTCTGCCAGGGACAAATGCTGTGGTTCATATTCACATAAAGTGA
- a CDS encoding efflux RND transporter periplasmic adaptor subunit has product MKRVVLIMLALAVVLTGCGTTSQPAEKASAGVQTNKPVYVMAGIINANDKANITSKIGAKVAGISVDVGSVVKQGDTLLTLDTNDIQAQVNQAQAQVSMTQANLANAQAGARPEQIAQAQAALDAAQTAYNNAKTNFDRDQQLFQGGALPQAQLDAAQTVLSTAQSVYNSDQQQLDLLKKGSTQDQIDALKAQVQQAQAALDYAKAMLANGTIVAPISGTISAKSINVGELASPGETLLTITNNSSLFVNASLPADLAGSVKVGQVVAVKVSEIPNKDFSGTVSMVNSVVDSQNTSVLVKVQITDPDPALKPGMLAEIGLKK; this is encoded by the coding sequence ATGAAAAGAGTTGTTTTAATCATGCTGGCTTTGGCTGTTGTCCTGACGGGCTGCGGTACGACGAGTCAACCGGCTGAAAAAGCAAGTGCCGGTGTTCAAACAAACAAGCCGGTTTATGTGATGGCAGGAATTATAAATGCCAACGACAAGGCGAACATCACGTCTAAGATTGGGGCTAAAGTTGCAGGTATCTCAGTAGATGTGGGTTCTGTTGTTAAACAAGGAGATACTTTACTTACCTTAGATACGAACGATATTCAAGCCCAAGTGAATCAAGCTCAAGCTCAAGTTTCTATGACTCAGGCAAATTTGGCCAATGCTCAAGCCGGGGCTCGACCGGAACAGATTGCCCAAGCCCAGGCTGCCCTGGATGCTGCGCAAACAGCTTATAATAATGCCAAGACGAATTTTGACCGGGATCAACAGCTCTTTCAAGGAGGGGCTCTTCCCCAAGCACAGTTGGATGCTGCTCAGACAGTACTTTCTACGGCTCAGTCAGTGTATAATTCGGATCAACAACAATTGGATTTATTAAAAAAAGGGTCAACTCAAGATCAGATAGATGCCCTGAAGGCCCAAGTTCAACAGGCTCAGGCGGCCTTAGATTATGCTAAAGCGATGCTTGCTAACGGCACTATTGTTGCCCCTATTTCAGGAACCATTAGTGCAAAAAGTATCAATGTTGGTGAATTGGCATCCCCTGGAGAAACCTTACTTACCATCACCAACAACAGCTCTTTATTTGTCAATGCCTCTCTGCCGGCTGATCTCGCTGGGAGTGTAAAGGTTGGTCAGGTCGTTGCAGTTAAAGTTTCCGAAATCCCCAATAAGGATTTCTCAGGTACTGTATCGATGGTCAATTCAGTCGTTGACTCTCAAAATACGAGTGTCTTAGTGAAAGTCCAGATTACTGATCCTGATCCTGCCTTAAAACCAGGCATGCTGGCAGAAATAGGCCTTAAAAAGTAA
- a CDS encoding helix-turn-helix domain-containing protein produces the protein MNKKNPVVYHGQKLRDARLKAAIGTQKELSEKTGIPANIISDLERGKRRMSPSWAQKIAEVLGGDWTDYAN, from the coding sequence TTGAATAAGAAGAATCCGGTTGTCTATCATGGTCAAAAATTGAGAGATGCCCGCCTTAAAGCGGCTATTGGAACTCAAAAGGAACTATCAGAAAAAACAGGAATTCCGGCCAATATTATCAGCGATTTAGAACGGGGCAAACGACGCATGAGCCCCTCTTGGGCTCAGAAAATAGCCGAAGTTTTAGGCGGAGACTGGACGGATTATGCAAATTAG
- a CDS encoding DUF1659 domain-containing protein, with the protein MVVTYQIGLTAQGSPKLSQHSFPNVKSTSSDQDVYDVAAALYGLQDYPLISVRRDNRVDLTQ; encoded by the coding sequence ATGGTGGTAACCTACCAGATCGGTCTGACTGCGCAAGGTTCACCGAAACTCAGTCAGCACAGCTTCCCAAATGTCAAATCTACCAGCTCAGACCAAGACGTCTACGATGTCGCGGCAGCCCTTTATGGGCTTCAAGACTACCCCCTAATCAGTGTACGGAGAGACAATCGAGTCGATCTGACTCAGTAG
- a CDS encoding DUF2922 domain-containing protein, whose protein sequence is MASTTKKVLRMTFNNAAGNAVTITLPQPKAALTAADIEAVMDQIIAKNIFLTPGGELISKRDVRIIDTTTNDLYD, encoded by the coding sequence GTGGCCAGCACCACAAAAAAAGTCCTGCGCATGACCTTTAACAATGCCGCAGGTAACGCCGTCACAATAACCCTGCCCCAGCCAAAAGCAGCCTTAACCGCTGCAGATATCGAAGCCGTCATGGATCAAATTATTGCCAAGAATATATTCCTCACCCCCGGAGGAGAGCTCATCTCCAAGCGAGATGTGAGAATTATTGACACCACTACAAATGACCTTTATGACTAA
- a CDS encoding DUF134 domain-containing protein, translating into MPRPVKWRRVEYIPENKMFAPCSKGKCPCLDGVQEVQLKIEELEAMRLKDMEELSQEECAVRMQISRQTFQNIIDEARKKVVRALLENKAITIGGGHYTKNVCYLKCSACGTEMMATYEERGLVCQHCGSDRVECNKKQCCQTSCEK; encoded by the coding sequence ATGCCCAGACCGGTTAAATGGAGAAGAGTAGAGTATATACCTGAGAACAAAATGTTTGCCCCCTGTTCCAAGGGAAAGTGTCCCTGCCTGGATGGGGTTCAAGAGGTTCAGCTTAAGATAGAAGAATTAGAAGCGATGCGTTTAAAAGATATGGAAGAGTTATCTCAAGAAGAATGCGCTGTACGGATGCAGATCTCCAGGCAGACCTTTCAAAATATTATTGATGAGGCGCGGAAGAAGGTTGTCAGAGCGCTTTTGGAAAATAAGGCCATAACTATTGGGGGCGGGCATTATACGAAAAACGTCTGTTATCTCAAGTGTTCGGCCTGCGGTACGGAAATGATGGCAACTTATGAAGAAAGGGGTCTGGTCTGTCAACATTGTGGTTCGGATAGAGTAGAATGCAATAAGAAGCAATGTTGTCAGACTTCCTGCGAAAAGTGA
- a CDS encoding FAD-dependent oxidoreductase produces MGKKVVIVGGVAGGASAAARLRRLDENMEIIIFERGEHISYANCGLPYYVSGVIAQRDALLVQTPEGMKKRFNIDVRTFSEVTRILPAEKTVEVQEAHGKTYRETYDYLILSPGAAPLRPPIPGIDDIEALVVRNVTDIDRIKQYIDEKQPRTAAVVGGGFIGLEMAENLQHKGVSTTLIEMSNQVMAPLDYEMAAILHEHIFNKNVNLILEDGVKSFAQEGDKTFITLQSGNKVETELTILAIGVKPEIKLAKEAGLAIGELGGIKVNEHLQTSDPNIYAVGDAIEVKHFVTGQPALIPLAGPANKQGRIVADVIAGRDSKYEGTQGTSIAKVFDLAAASTGANEKMLKKYGIPYEVIFTHSGSNAAYYPGATRLSTKLLFDKSNGRVLGAQIVGGNGVDKRIDDIAGVIRRQGTVYDLQELELAYAPPFSSAKDPVNMAGYVAENVINGDLKTIQWYEVKDLDPKEVCIVDVRTIEERRGKFIPGSIHIPIDELRDRLSELPKDKDIVVYCEIGLRGYVASRMLTQHGFTRVKDLTGGWVTYFPPVFG; encoded by the coding sequence ATGGGCAAGAAGGTAGTGATAGTCGGCGGAGTAGCTGGAGGAGCCAGCGCCGCGGCACGCTTGCGTCGTTTAGACGAAAACATGGAAATCATCATCTTTGAACGTGGAGAACATATTTCTTACGCCAACTGCGGGTTACCCTATTATGTCAGCGGAGTTATCGCCCAAAGAGATGCCCTTCTGGTGCAAACACCGGAAGGAATGAAAAAACGTTTTAACATTGATGTCCGAACCTTTAGCGAAGTCACCCGTATTCTTCCCGCCGAAAAAACAGTGGAAGTCCAAGAAGCTCACGGCAAGACCTACCGGGAAACCTATGATTATTTGATCCTTTCTCCCGGAGCAGCACCGCTTCGCCCGCCGATTCCCGGAATTGACGACATCGAAGCACTGGTAGTACGCAACGTTACAGATATTGACCGCATTAAACAATATATCGATGAAAAACAGCCTCGAACTGCTGCTGTCGTCGGCGGCGGTTTTATCGGCCTGGAAATGGCTGAAAATCTCCAGCACAAAGGCGTCTCCACCACCTTGATTGAAATGAGCAATCAAGTGATGGCCCCGCTGGATTATGAAATGGCCGCCATTCTTCATGAACACATCTTTAACAAAAACGTGAACCTTATCTTAGAAGACGGCGTAAAGTCCTTCGCTCAAGAAGGAGATAAGACTTTTATTACCCTTCAAAGCGGCAATAAGGTTGAGACGGAATTAACCATCCTGGCCATTGGCGTCAAACCGGAAATTAAACTGGCCAAGGAAGCCGGGTTAGCCATCGGAGAGCTGGGCGGAATTAAAGTCAATGAACACCTGCAAACTTCTGACCCTAACATCTACGCCGTGGGCGACGCCATCGAAGTGAAACATTTTGTCACCGGCCAACCCGCCCTGATCCCTCTCGCCGGTCCCGCCAATAAACAAGGCCGCATCGTTGCCGATGTGATTGCCGGCCGGGACAGCAAATATGAAGGAACCCAAGGAACTTCCATCGCTAAAGTCTTTGATTTAGCGGCAGCTTCTACCGGAGCCAATGAAAAAATGCTTAAAAAATACGGAATTCCCTACGAAGTCATCTTCACTCACTCCGGCTCCAATGCCGCTTATTATCCCGGAGCCACCCGCTTATCCACAAAACTGCTCTTTGACAAGAGCAACGGCCGAGTCCTGGGCGCTCAAATTGTTGGCGGCAACGGCGTGGATAAACGCATCGACGATATCGCCGGCGTCATCCGCCGCCAAGGCACCGTCTATGACCTGCAGGAACTCGAATTGGCCTATGCCCCGCCTTTCTCCTCCGCTAAAGACCCGGTCAATATGGCCGGCTATGTGGCTGAAAACGTCATCAACGGCGACCTCAAGACTATTCAATGGTATGAAGTCAAAGATTTAGACCCCAAAGAGGTCTGTATCGTCGATGTCCGAACTATCGAAGAACGCAGAGGAAAATTCATCCCCGGATCAATCCATATCCCCATCGACGAACTCCGTGACCGCCTCTCCGAACTTCCTAAAGATAAAGATATCGTGGTCTACTGCGAAATCGGCTTGCGCGGCTACGTTGCCTCTCGGATGTTAACCCAGCACGGCTTCACCCGGGTGAAAGATTTAACCGGCGGTTGGGTGACGTATTTCCCACCGGTGTTTGGGTAA